A section of the Dromaius novaehollandiae isolate bDroNov1 chromosome 6, bDroNov1.hap1, whole genome shotgun sequence genome encodes:
- the TMEM150A gene encoding transmembrane protein 150A isoform X1, producing MPGPKMPAWGILPVTLPAFTITGMWIVYAMALSNNHICPVHNWNYNQSCGLDGPGSCCTLDHIPLVSKCGTLPPESCFFSLICSLGSFMVILVGLLRYAHVLECCGPSLLNTLGLATGWVCAAGLTMVGNFQVDHAKVLHYIGAGVAFPTSMLFVFLQSILTYRMAKTCGHYWTGHLRSILTAMAFITLVFSGVFFIQESFVLQHVAALCEWMFIIDVLVFYGTFTFEFGAISTDTFLVLLKASRAPKSYKAESSASSTAHIRSHAEGLAMI from the exons ATGCCCGGCCCCAAAATGCCCGCCTGGGGGATCCTGCCCGTCACGCTGCCCGCCTTCACCATCACCGGCATGTGGATCGT GTACGCCATGGCGCTCTCCAACAACCACATCTGCCCCGTGCACAACTG GAATTACAACCAGTCGTGCGGGCTGGACGGCCCCGGCTCGTGCTGCACGCTGGATCACATCCCCCTGGTCAG CAAGTGCGGCACGCTGCCCCCCGAGAGCTGCTTCTTCAGCCTCATCTGCAGCCTGGGCTCCTTCATGG TGATCCTGGTGGGGCTGCTGCGGTACGCCCACGTGCTGGAGTGCTGCGGGCCCTCGCTCCTCAACACGCTGGGGCTGGCCACCGGCTGGGTTTGCGCCGCCGGCCTCACCATGGTCGGCAACTTCCAG GTGGATCACGCCAAGGTGCTGCACTACATCGGCGCCGGGGTGGCGTTTCCCACCAGCATGCTGTTCGTGTTCCTGCAGTCCATCCTCACCTACCGCATGGCCAAAACCTGCGGGCATTACTGGACCGGCCACTTGCGTAGCATCCTCACTGCCATGGCCTTCATCACCCTCGTCTTCA GTGGCGTCTTCTTCATCCAGGAGAGCTTCGTGCTGCAGCACGTGGCTGCCCTGTGCGAGTGGATGTTCATCATCGATGTCCTGGTCTTCTACGGCACCTTCACCTTCGAGTTCGGGGCCATCTCCACGGACACCTTCCTGGTCCTCCTGAAAGCCAGCCGGGCCCCCAAGAGTTACAAAGCCGAGAGCAGCGCCTCCAGCACGGCCCACATCCGCAGCCACGCGGAGGGCCTGGCCATGATCTGA
- the NFKB2 gene encoding nuclear factor NF-kappa-B p100 subunit isoform X1, producing the protein MLGLDGLLRPAACSPAAGRPRADMEEPYQPCLDGIDYDDFSFSSHMMEQKEPLMETAEGPYLVIIEQPKQRGFRFRYGCEGPSHGGLPGASSEKGRKTYPTVKICNYTGMARIEVDLVTHSDPPRVHAHSLVGKQCNEAGNCVMTVGPKDMTAQFNNLGVLHVTKKNMMEIMKEKLKQQKMRNRSHLLTEAELREIELEAKELKKVMDLSIVRLRFTAYLRDSSGNFTLSLQPVISDPIHDSKSPGASNLKISRMDKTAGSVRGGDEVYLLCDKVQKDDIEVRFYEDDENGWQAFGDFSPTDVHKQYAIVFRTPPYHKPKIDRPVTVFLQLKRKRGGDVSDSKQFTYYPVVEDKEEVERKRKKVLPQFPQHFGGGSHMGGAGGGAGGFGSGGGGNLSYPYSPGLAYNNIYSSGPHPVGGYQGGVQMKAPSTDGDGGDRQVPTESTYCQELQKHAQICHLWMLALARRNAHALLDYSVTADPRMLLAVQRHLAASQDENGDTPLHLAIIHEQTAVIKQLIEVVVSIPNQQIINVTNNLQQTPLHLAVITKQPQVVQLLLQARADPTLLDRYGNSLLHLALQAGDEEMLRTLLAHLGSAAPYLLRLPNFHGLLPVHLAVKAKSLACLDLLVRKGADINAVERQGGRTPLHLAVEMENLNMATHLVKKLGADVNSRTFAGNTPLHLAAGLGSPTLTKLLLKAGADVLCENDEPVSPSSSEASSDTDADPEEQELGMELEEPTPGTECSSDPDPAAERAWGEARPRQRRCHTPLDLTRSQKVREILLQASQQSPECELPAAPRPGNVLSLDSETLQGLEQLLNQDCSGSDWTELAKRLGLCSLVETYKDTASPSISLLRSYELAGGSLGGLLEALDSMGLHKVVRMLRKTETLEKLQSTEIKEDSAYGSQSVEEEQPPALALKPCPAPPAELLRSQQPQVH; encoded by the exons ATGCTGGGGCTGGACGGGCTGCTGCGCCCCGCCGCCTGCTCCCCG gccgccggccggccccgcgccgacATGGAGGAGCCCTACCAGCCC TGCCTGGACGGGATTGACTACGATGACTTCAGTTTCAGCTCGCACATGATGGAGCAGAAGGAGCCCCTGATGGAGACGG CGGAAGGTCCCTACCTTGTCATCATCGAGCAGCCAAAGCAG CGTGGTTTCCGATTTCGGTACGGCTGCGAAGGCCCTTCGCacggggggctgccgggagcaTCCAGCGAGAAGGGGCGCAAGACATATCCCACTGTGAAG ATCTGCAACTACACAGGCATGGCCCGGATCGAGGTGGACCTGGTGACCCACAGCGACCCTCCGCGGGTGCACGCCCACAGCCTGGTGGGCAAGCAGTGCAACGAGGCCGGCAACTGCGTTATGACTGTGGGCCCCAAGGACATGACTGCTCA GTTCAACAACCTTGGTGTGCTCCATGTCACCAAGAAGAACATGATGGAGATCATGAAGGAGAAACTGAAGCAGCAGAAGATGCGCAACAGGAGTCATCTGCTGACGG AAGCTGAGCTGCGCGAGATTGAGTTGGAGGCAAAGGAGCTGAAGAAGGTGATGGACTTGAGCATTGTGCGGTTGCGCTTCACTGCCTACCTTCGCGACAGCAGCGGGAACTTCACACTGTCCCTCCAGCCTGTCATCTCGGACCCCATCCACGACAGCA AGTCCCCAGGTGCTTCCAACCTGAAGATTTCGCGGATGGATAAGACGGCAGGCTCGGTGCGGGGAGGGGACGAGGTCTACTTGCTGTGTGATAAAGTTCAGAAAG ATGACATCGAGGTGCGTTTCTATGAGGATGACGAGAACGGCTGGCAAGCCTTTGGGGACTTCTCCCCCACGGACGTGCACAAGCAG TACGCCATCGTCTTCCGCACACCCCCGTACCACAAGCCCAAGATCGACCGCCCCGTCACAGTCTTCCTACAGCTGAAGCGGAAGCGAGGGGGTGACGTGAGTGACTCCAAACAGTTCACCTACTACCCCGTGGTGGAAG ATAAGGAGGAAGTGGAGAGGAAGCGCAAGAAAGTCCTGCCCCAGTTTCCCCAGCACTTTGGCGGGGGCTCACACATGGGGGGTGCtggcgggggcgccgggggcttTGGCTCTGGCGGAG GCGGGAACCTCAGCTACCCCTACTCGCCCGGGCTGGCGTACAATAACATCTATTCATCTGGCCCGCACCCCGTTGGGGGCTACCAGGGCGGCGTGCAGATGAAGGCCCCCAgcacggacggggacgggggCGACAGGCAGGTGCCCACGGAGAGCACGTACTGCCAGGAGCTGCAGAAACACG CCCAGATCTGTCACCTGTGGATGCTGGCACTGGCCCGTCGCAACGCCCATGCCCTGCTCGACTACTCCGTCACTGCTGACCCCCgcatgctgctggctgtccaGAGGCACCTGGCTGCCTCACAGGATGAGAATGGAGACAC GCCTTTGCACCTTGCTATTATCCACGAGCAGACAGCTGTGATCAAGCAGCTGATTGAGGTGGTTGTTAGCATCCCCAACCAGCAGATCATCAATGTCACCAACAACCTGCAGCAG ACGCCGCTGCACCTGGCAGTCATCACCAAGCAGCCCCAGGTGgtccagctcctgctgcaagcCCGTGCTGACCCCACCTTGCTGGACCGCTATGGCAATTCTCTGCTGCACCTGGCACTTCAGGCTGGCGATGAAGAGATGCTGAGGACGCTGCTGGCCCATCTGGGCTCGGCTGCCCCTTATCTGCTCCGTCTGCCTAATTTCCATG GCCTCCTACCTGTGCATCTGGCTGTAAAAGCAAAGAGTTTGGCCTGCCTGGACCTGTTGGTCAGGAAGGGAGCGGACATCAATGCTGTGGAGAGGCAGGGTGGGAGGACTCCGCTGCACCTGGCTGTGGAGATGGAGAACCTGAACATGGCCACCCACCTGGTGAAGAAG CTGGGAGCAGACGTGAACAGCCGGACCTTTGCTGGGAACACCCCcctgcacctggctgctggcctgGGCTCCCCCACCCTCACCAAGCTGCTCCTCAAAGCGG GAGCGGATGTGCTGTGCGAGAACGACGAGCCAGTGAGCCCGTCGTCGTCGGAAGCGAGCAGCGACACAGACGCCGACCCtgaggagcaggagctgggcatggaGCTGGAGGAGCCGACCCCCGGCACAGAGTGCAGCTCAGACCCCGATCCCGCCGCCGAACGGGCCTGGGGGGAGGCAAGGCCCAGGCAGCGCCGGTGCCACACACCCTTGGACCTCACTCGGAGCCAGAAG GTGCGGGAGATCTTGCTGCAGGCCTCGCAGCAGAGCCCCGAGTGTGAGCTGCCTGCCGCCCCCCGGCCAG GGAATGTCCTGTCCCTCGACAGTGAAACGCTGCAGGGCTTGGAGCAGCTGTTGAACCAGGACTGCAGTGGCTCAGACTGGACCGAACTGGCCAAGAGACTGGGGTTGTGCAGCTTGGTGGAGACCTACAAGGACACAGCTTCACCCAGCATCAGCCTCCTGCGCAGTTACGAG CTCgcaggcggcagcctgggggggctgctggaggcgcTGGACTCCATGGGGCTCCACAAGGTCGTGAGGATGCTGCGCAAAACGGAGACGCTGGAGAAGCTGCAAAGCACAG AGATCAAGGAAGACAGTGCCTACGGGAGCCAGTCGGTGGAAGAGGAGCAGCCGCCGGCGCTGGCCCTGAAGCCgtgcccggcgcccccggccgaGCTGCTGCGCAGCCAGCAGCCGCAGGTGCACTGA
- the TMEM150A gene encoding transmembrane protein 150A isoform X3, translating to MPGPKMPAWGILPVTLPAFTITGMWIVYAMALSNNHICPVHNWNYNQSCGLDGPGSCCTLDHIPLVSKCGTLPPESCFFSLICSLGSFMVILVGLLRYAHVLECCGPSLLNTLGLATGWVCAAGLTMVGNFQSILTYRMAKTCGHYWTGHLRSILTAMAFITLVFSGVFFIQESFVLQHVAALCEWMFIIDVLVFYGTFTFEFGAISTDTFLVLLKASRAPKSYKAESSASSTAHIRSHAEGLAMI from the exons ATGCCCGGCCCCAAAATGCCCGCCTGGGGGATCCTGCCCGTCACGCTGCCCGCCTTCACCATCACCGGCATGTGGATCGT GTACGCCATGGCGCTCTCCAACAACCACATCTGCCCCGTGCACAACTG GAATTACAACCAGTCGTGCGGGCTGGACGGCCCCGGCTCGTGCTGCACGCTGGATCACATCCCCCTGGTCAG CAAGTGCGGCACGCTGCCCCCCGAGAGCTGCTTCTTCAGCCTCATCTGCAGCCTGGGCTCCTTCATGG TGATCCTGGTGGGGCTGCTGCGGTACGCCCACGTGCTGGAGTGCTGCGGGCCCTCGCTCCTCAACACGCTGGGGCTGGCCACCGGCTGGGTTTGCGCCGCCGGCCTCACCATGGTCGGCAACTTCCAG TCCATCCTCACCTACCGCATGGCCAAAACCTGCGGGCATTACTGGACCGGCCACTTGCGTAGCATCCTCACTGCCATGGCCTTCATCACCCTCGTCTTCA GTGGCGTCTTCTTCATCCAGGAGAGCTTCGTGCTGCAGCACGTGGCTGCCCTGTGCGAGTGGATGTTCATCATCGATGTCCTGGTCTTCTACGGCACCTTCACCTTCGAGTTCGGGGCCATCTCCACGGACACCTTCCTGGTCCTCCTGAAAGCCAGCCGGGCCCCCAAGAGTTACAAAGCCGAGAGCAGCGCCTCCAGCACGGCCCACATCCGCAGCCACGCGGAGGGCCTGGCCATGATCTGA
- the TMEM150A gene encoding transmembrane protein 150A isoform X2, which translates to MPGPKMPAWGILPVTLPAFTITGMWIVYAMALSNNHICPVHNCKCGTLPPESCFFSLICSLGSFMVILVGLLRYAHVLECCGPSLLNTLGLATGWVCAAGLTMVGNFQVDHAKVLHYIGAGVAFPTSMLFVFLQSILTYRMAKTCGHYWTGHLRSILTAMAFITLVFSGVFFIQESFVLQHVAALCEWMFIIDVLVFYGTFTFEFGAISTDTFLVLLKASRAPKSYKAESSASSTAHIRSHAEGLAMI; encoded by the exons ATGCCCGGCCCCAAAATGCCCGCCTGGGGGATCCTGCCCGTCACGCTGCCCGCCTTCACCATCACCGGCATGTGGATCGT GTACGCCATGGCGCTCTCCAACAACCACATCTGCCCCGTGCACAACTG CAAGTGCGGCACGCTGCCCCCCGAGAGCTGCTTCTTCAGCCTCATCTGCAGCCTGGGCTCCTTCATGG TGATCCTGGTGGGGCTGCTGCGGTACGCCCACGTGCTGGAGTGCTGCGGGCCCTCGCTCCTCAACACGCTGGGGCTGGCCACCGGCTGGGTTTGCGCCGCCGGCCTCACCATGGTCGGCAACTTCCAG GTGGATCACGCCAAGGTGCTGCACTACATCGGCGCCGGGGTGGCGTTTCCCACCAGCATGCTGTTCGTGTTCCTGCAGTCCATCCTCACCTACCGCATGGCCAAAACCTGCGGGCATTACTGGACCGGCCACTTGCGTAGCATCCTCACTGCCATGGCCTTCATCACCCTCGTCTTCA GTGGCGTCTTCTTCATCCAGGAGAGCTTCGTGCTGCAGCACGTGGCTGCCCTGTGCGAGTGGATGTTCATCATCGATGTCCTGGTCTTCTACGGCACCTTCACCTTCGAGTTCGGGGCCATCTCCACGGACACCTTCCTGGTCCTCCTGAAAGCCAGCCGGGCCCCCAAGAGTTACAAAGCCGAGAGCAGCGCCTCCAGCACGGCCCACATCCGCAGCCACGCGGAGGGCCTGGCCATGATCTGA
- the NFKB2 gene encoding nuclear factor NF-kappa-B p100 subunit isoform X2, producing the protein MEEPYQPCLDGIDYDDFSFSSHMMEQKEPLMETAEGPYLVIIEQPKQRGFRFRYGCEGPSHGGLPGASSEKGRKTYPTVKICNYTGMARIEVDLVTHSDPPRVHAHSLVGKQCNEAGNCVMTVGPKDMTAQFNNLGVLHVTKKNMMEIMKEKLKQQKMRNRSHLLTEAELREIELEAKELKKVMDLSIVRLRFTAYLRDSSGNFTLSLQPVISDPIHDSKSPGASNLKISRMDKTAGSVRGGDEVYLLCDKVQKDDIEVRFYEDDENGWQAFGDFSPTDVHKQYAIVFRTPPYHKPKIDRPVTVFLQLKRKRGGDVSDSKQFTYYPVVEDKEEVERKRKKVLPQFPQHFGGGSHMGGAGGGAGGFGSGGGGNLSYPYSPGLAYNNIYSSGPHPVGGYQGGVQMKAPSTDGDGGDRQVPTESTYCQELQKHAQICHLWMLALARRNAHALLDYSVTADPRMLLAVQRHLAASQDENGDTPLHLAIIHEQTAVIKQLIEVVVSIPNQQIINVTNNLQQTPLHLAVITKQPQVVQLLLQARADPTLLDRYGNSLLHLALQAGDEEMLRTLLAHLGSAAPYLLRLPNFHGLLPVHLAVKAKSLACLDLLVRKGADINAVERQGGRTPLHLAVEMENLNMATHLVKKLGADVNSRTFAGNTPLHLAAGLGSPTLTKLLLKAGADVLCENDEPVSPSSSEASSDTDADPEEQELGMELEEPTPGTECSSDPDPAAERAWGEARPRQRRCHTPLDLTRSQKVREILLQASQQSPECELPAAPRPGNVLSLDSETLQGLEQLLNQDCSGSDWTELAKRLGLCSLVETYKDTASPSISLLRSYELAGGSLGGLLEALDSMGLHKVVRMLRKTETLEKLQSTEIKEDSAYGSQSVEEEQPPALALKPCPAPPAELLRSQQPQVH; encoded by the exons ATGGAGGAGCCCTACCAGCCC TGCCTGGACGGGATTGACTACGATGACTTCAGTTTCAGCTCGCACATGATGGAGCAGAAGGAGCCCCTGATGGAGACGG CGGAAGGTCCCTACCTTGTCATCATCGAGCAGCCAAAGCAG CGTGGTTTCCGATTTCGGTACGGCTGCGAAGGCCCTTCGCacggggggctgccgggagcaTCCAGCGAGAAGGGGCGCAAGACATATCCCACTGTGAAG ATCTGCAACTACACAGGCATGGCCCGGATCGAGGTGGACCTGGTGACCCACAGCGACCCTCCGCGGGTGCACGCCCACAGCCTGGTGGGCAAGCAGTGCAACGAGGCCGGCAACTGCGTTATGACTGTGGGCCCCAAGGACATGACTGCTCA GTTCAACAACCTTGGTGTGCTCCATGTCACCAAGAAGAACATGATGGAGATCATGAAGGAGAAACTGAAGCAGCAGAAGATGCGCAACAGGAGTCATCTGCTGACGG AAGCTGAGCTGCGCGAGATTGAGTTGGAGGCAAAGGAGCTGAAGAAGGTGATGGACTTGAGCATTGTGCGGTTGCGCTTCACTGCCTACCTTCGCGACAGCAGCGGGAACTTCACACTGTCCCTCCAGCCTGTCATCTCGGACCCCATCCACGACAGCA AGTCCCCAGGTGCTTCCAACCTGAAGATTTCGCGGATGGATAAGACGGCAGGCTCGGTGCGGGGAGGGGACGAGGTCTACTTGCTGTGTGATAAAGTTCAGAAAG ATGACATCGAGGTGCGTTTCTATGAGGATGACGAGAACGGCTGGCAAGCCTTTGGGGACTTCTCCCCCACGGACGTGCACAAGCAG TACGCCATCGTCTTCCGCACACCCCCGTACCACAAGCCCAAGATCGACCGCCCCGTCACAGTCTTCCTACAGCTGAAGCGGAAGCGAGGGGGTGACGTGAGTGACTCCAAACAGTTCACCTACTACCCCGTGGTGGAAG ATAAGGAGGAAGTGGAGAGGAAGCGCAAGAAAGTCCTGCCCCAGTTTCCCCAGCACTTTGGCGGGGGCTCACACATGGGGGGTGCtggcgggggcgccgggggcttTGGCTCTGGCGGAG GCGGGAACCTCAGCTACCCCTACTCGCCCGGGCTGGCGTACAATAACATCTATTCATCTGGCCCGCACCCCGTTGGGGGCTACCAGGGCGGCGTGCAGATGAAGGCCCCCAgcacggacggggacgggggCGACAGGCAGGTGCCCACGGAGAGCACGTACTGCCAGGAGCTGCAGAAACACG CCCAGATCTGTCACCTGTGGATGCTGGCACTGGCCCGTCGCAACGCCCATGCCCTGCTCGACTACTCCGTCACTGCTGACCCCCgcatgctgctggctgtccaGAGGCACCTGGCTGCCTCACAGGATGAGAATGGAGACAC GCCTTTGCACCTTGCTATTATCCACGAGCAGACAGCTGTGATCAAGCAGCTGATTGAGGTGGTTGTTAGCATCCCCAACCAGCAGATCATCAATGTCACCAACAACCTGCAGCAG ACGCCGCTGCACCTGGCAGTCATCACCAAGCAGCCCCAGGTGgtccagctcctgctgcaagcCCGTGCTGACCCCACCTTGCTGGACCGCTATGGCAATTCTCTGCTGCACCTGGCACTTCAGGCTGGCGATGAAGAGATGCTGAGGACGCTGCTGGCCCATCTGGGCTCGGCTGCCCCTTATCTGCTCCGTCTGCCTAATTTCCATG GCCTCCTACCTGTGCATCTGGCTGTAAAAGCAAAGAGTTTGGCCTGCCTGGACCTGTTGGTCAGGAAGGGAGCGGACATCAATGCTGTGGAGAGGCAGGGTGGGAGGACTCCGCTGCACCTGGCTGTGGAGATGGAGAACCTGAACATGGCCACCCACCTGGTGAAGAAG CTGGGAGCAGACGTGAACAGCCGGACCTTTGCTGGGAACACCCCcctgcacctggctgctggcctgGGCTCCCCCACCCTCACCAAGCTGCTCCTCAAAGCGG GAGCGGATGTGCTGTGCGAGAACGACGAGCCAGTGAGCCCGTCGTCGTCGGAAGCGAGCAGCGACACAGACGCCGACCCtgaggagcaggagctgggcatggaGCTGGAGGAGCCGACCCCCGGCACAGAGTGCAGCTCAGACCCCGATCCCGCCGCCGAACGGGCCTGGGGGGAGGCAAGGCCCAGGCAGCGCCGGTGCCACACACCCTTGGACCTCACTCGGAGCCAGAAG GTGCGGGAGATCTTGCTGCAGGCCTCGCAGCAGAGCCCCGAGTGTGAGCTGCCTGCCGCCCCCCGGCCAG GGAATGTCCTGTCCCTCGACAGTGAAACGCTGCAGGGCTTGGAGCAGCTGTTGAACCAGGACTGCAGTGGCTCAGACTGGACCGAACTGGCCAAGAGACTGGGGTTGTGCAGCTTGGTGGAGACCTACAAGGACACAGCTTCACCCAGCATCAGCCTCCTGCGCAGTTACGAG CTCgcaggcggcagcctgggggggctgctggaggcgcTGGACTCCATGGGGCTCCACAAGGTCGTGAGGATGCTGCGCAAAACGGAGACGCTGGAGAAGCTGCAAAGCACAG AGATCAAGGAAGACAGTGCCTACGGGAGCCAGTCGGTGGAAGAGGAGCAGCCGCCGGCGCTGGCCCTGAAGCCgtgcccggcgcccccggccgaGCTGCTGCGCAGCCAGCAGCCGCAGGTGCACTGA
- the NFKB2 gene encoding nuclear factor NF-kappa-B p100 subunit isoform X3 translates to MLGLDGLLRPAACSPAAGRPRADMEEPYQPCLDGIDYDDFSFSSHMMEQKEPLMETAEGPYLVIIEQPKQRGFRFRYGCEGPSHGGLPGASSEKGRKTYPTVKICNYTGMARIEVDLVTHSDPPRVHAHSLVGKQCNEAGNCVMTVGPKDMTAQFNNLGVLHVTKKNMMEIMKEKLKQQKMRNRSHLLTESPGASNLKISRMDKTAGSVRGGDEVYLLCDKVQKDDIEVRFYEDDENGWQAFGDFSPTDVHKQYAIVFRTPPYHKPKIDRPVTVFLQLKRKRGGDVSDSKQFTYYPVVEDKEEVERKRKKVLPQFPQHFGGGSHMGGAGGGAGGFGSGGGGNLSYPYSPGLAYNNIYSSGPHPVGGYQGGVQMKAPSTDGDGGDRQVPTESTYCQELQKHAQICHLWMLALARRNAHALLDYSVTADPRMLLAVQRHLAASQDENGDTPLHLAIIHEQTAVIKQLIEVVVSIPNQQIINVTNNLQQTPLHLAVITKQPQVVQLLLQARADPTLLDRYGNSLLHLALQAGDEEMLRTLLAHLGSAAPYLLRLPNFHGLLPVHLAVKAKSLACLDLLVRKGADINAVERQGGRTPLHLAVEMENLNMATHLVKKLGADVNSRTFAGNTPLHLAAGLGSPTLTKLLLKAGADVLCENDEPVSPSSSEASSDTDADPEEQELGMELEEPTPGTECSSDPDPAAERAWGEARPRQRRCHTPLDLTRSQKVREILLQASQQSPECELPAAPRPGNVLSLDSETLQGLEQLLNQDCSGSDWTELAKRLGLCSLVETYKDTASPSISLLRSYELAGGSLGGLLEALDSMGLHKVVRMLRKTETLEKLQSTEIKEDSAYGSQSVEEEQPPALALKPCPAPPAELLRSQQPQVH, encoded by the exons ATGCTGGGGCTGGACGGGCTGCTGCGCCCCGCCGCCTGCTCCCCG gccgccggccggccccgcgccgacATGGAGGAGCCCTACCAGCCC TGCCTGGACGGGATTGACTACGATGACTTCAGTTTCAGCTCGCACATGATGGAGCAGAAGGAGCCCCTGATGGAGACGG CGGAAGGTCCCTACCTTGTCATCATCGAGCAGCCAAAGCAG CGTGGTTTCCGATTTCGGTACGGCTGCGAAGGCCCTTCGCacggggggctgccgggagcaTCCAGCGAGAAGGGGCGCAAGACATATCCCACTGTGAAG ATCTGCAACTACACAGGCATGGCCCGGATCGAGGTGGACCTGGTGACCCACAGCGACCCTCCGCGGGTGCACGCCCACAGCCTGGTGGGCAAGCAGTGCAACGAGGCCGGCAACTGCGTTATGACTGTGGGCCCCAAGGACATGACTGCTCA GTTCAACAACCTTGGTGTGCTCCATGTCACCAAGAAGAACATGATGGAGATCATGAAGGAGAAACTGAAGCAGCAGAAGATGCGCAACAGGAGTCATCTGCTGACGG AGTCCCCAGGTGCTTCCAACCTGAAGATTTCGCGGATGGATAAGACGGCAGGCTCGGTGCGGGGAGGGGACGAGGTCTACTTGCTGTGTGATAAAGTTCAGAAAG ATGACATCGAGGTGCGTTTCTATGAGGATGACGAGAACGGCTGGCAAGCCTTTGGGGACTTCTCCCCCACGGACGTGCACAAGCAG TACGCCATCGTCTTCCGCACACCCCCGTACCACAAGCCCAAGATCGACCGCCCCGTCACAGTCTTCCTACAGCTGAAGCGGAAGCGAGGGGGTGACGTGAGTGACTCCAAACAGTTCACCTACTACCCCGTGGTGGAAG ATAAGGAGGAAGTGGAGAGGAAGCGCAAGAAAGTCCTGCCCCAGTTTCCCCAGCACTTTGGCGGGGGCTCACACATGGGGGGTGCtggcgggggcgccgggggcttTGGCTCTGGCGGAG GCGGGAACCTCAGCTACCCCTACTCGCCCGGGCTGGCGTACAATAACATCTATTCATCTGGCCCGCACCCCGTTGGGGGCTACCAGGGCGGCGTGCAGATGAAGGCCCCCAgcacggacggggacgggggCGACAGGCAGGTGCCCACGGAGAGCACGTACTGCCAGGAGCTGCAGAAACACG CCCAGATCTGTCACCTGTGGATGCTGGCACTGGCCCGTCGCAACGCCCATGCCCTGCTCGACTACTCCGTCACTGCTGACCCCCgcatgctgctggctgtccaGAGGCACCTGGCTGCCTCACAGGATGAGAATGGAGACAC GCCTTTGCACCTTGCTATTATCCACGAGCAGACAGCTGTGATCAAGCAGCTGATTGAGGTGGTTGTTAGCATCCCCAACCAGCAGATCATCAATGTCACCAACAACCTGCAGCAG ACGCCGCTGCACCTGGCAGTCATCACCAAGCAGCCCCAGGTGgtccagctcctgctgcaagcCCGTGCTGACCCCACCTTGCTGGACCGCTATGGCAATTCTCTGCTGCACCTGGCACTTCAGGCTGGCGATGAAGAGATGCTGAGGACGCTGCTGGCCCATCTGGGCTCGGCTGCCCCTTATCTGCTCCGTCTGCCTAATTTCCATG GCCTCCTACCTGTGCATCTGGCTGTAAAAGCAAAGAGTTTGGCCTGCCTGGACCTGTTGGTCAGGAAGGGAGCGGACATCAATGCTGTGGAGAGGCAGGGTGGGAGGACTCCGCTGCACCTGGCTGTGGAGATGGAGAACCTGAACATGGCCACCCACCTGGTGAAGAAG CTGGGAGCAGACGTGAACAGCCGGACCTTTGCTGGGAACACCCCcctgcacctggctgctggcctgGGCTCCCCCACCCTCACCAAGCTGCTCCTCAAAGCGG GAGCGGATGTGCTGTGCGAGAACGACGAGCCAGTGAGCCCGTCGTCGTCGGAAGCGAGCAGCGACACAGACGCCGACCCtgaggagcaggagctgggcatggaGCTGGAGGAGCCGACCCCCGGCACAGAGTGCAGCTCAGACCCCGATCCCGCCGCCGAACGGGCCTGGGGGGAGGCAAGGCCCAGGCAGCGCCGGTGCCACACACCCTTGGACCTCACTCGGAGCCAGAAG GTGCGGGAGATCTTGCTGCAGGCCTCGCAGCAGAGCCCCGAGTGTGAGCTGCCTGCCGCCCCCCGGCCAG GGAATGTCCTGTCCCTCGACAGTGAAACGCTGCAGGGCTTGGAGCAGCTGTTGAACCAGGACTGCAGTGGCTCAGACTGGACCGAACTGGCCAAGAGACTGGGGTTGTGCAGCTTGGTGGAGACCTACAAGGACACAGCTTCACCCAGCATCAGCCTCCTGCGCAGTTACGAG CTCgcaggcggcagcctgggggggctgctggaggcgcTGGACTCCATGGGGCTCCACAAGGTCGTGAGGATGCTGCGCAAAACGGAGACGCTGGAGAAGCTGCAAAGCACAG AGATCAAGGAAGACAGTGCCTACGGGAGCCAGTCGGTGGAAGAGGAGCAGCCGCCGGCGCTGGCCCTGAAGCCgtgcccggcgcccccggccgaGCTGCTGCGCAGCCAGCAGCCGCAGGTGCACTGA